The genomic stretch AGGATTCCTACCGGATTTCGATGGCGGTCGCCGGCTTCTCGGACGAGGAAATCTCGATCGAAGCCCACCGCAACGTGTTGACAGTGAAGGGTGAGCGCAAGGACGAGGGCACCGGCGAAGGCTCCGAACTGCTCTATCGCGGCATTGCCTCGAGGGCCTTCGAGCGCCGCTTCCAGCTTGCCGATCACGTTGAAGTCGTCGGCGCCGCGCTGAAGAACGGCCTGCTCTTCGTCGACCTCAAGCGCAACATCCCCGAGGAGCTGAAGCCGCGCAAGATCGCGATCACTTCGGCTCCGGCCAAGGCCAAGCAGATCGAGGCCAAGACCGCTGCGTAACGTAGCCCAGGAATAGAAGCGTCTCCTCCCGAGACGAAAGCGGCGCTGAAAGGCGCCGCTTTTTTATTGGCCGGTGGTGATAACGGCTTCGACGTTTTGCCGGTGAACGGCCTCGTATGGCGCGAAATACTTGACCGCACCGGTGGCGAACATGTCGGCGCCAAACGTTCTCAGATCCTGTCTTGCCAGATCGGGTTCGTGCCTACAGGCAAGCAGCTTGCCGACATAGGCCTGAGTCGCTGCAATGAAGCTTGCGTCATAGCCACCCGCCTCGATTGCTTCCAGGGAGCCGTGATTGGGCAGGATCCGGTTTATTTTCCAGCCGGCCATGCGTTCGAGATCGATCAGATGTTCGGCTAGCCGCTCCGGTTCGGCGACATAGGTGATTGGATTCTCCAGCGTGTCGCCCGCCAGCAGCAGGCCGGTGCCGGGCATGAGCAGTACACTGCCGTCATGGCTGTGGATTTCAACCTGGTGAAGCTCGACCGCAATCGACCCAACCATCAGGCTGAGGCTGCCGGCGTAGGTCCTGTTCGGCAGGACGAGCGGCATGATCGGCGGACTGCCACCTTCTATTTCAGCGCGGTTGCTCGCCAGAGCCGCGGCGGTCAGGTGGTTTGCGATGATCTCGCAATCCTGGAACACCTCGTTGCCCGCAATATGGTCGTCATGCCAGTGGCTGAGCACAACCCGGATCGAGGTTACCCCCATGGCTTCAAGCGTTTGCCTGATGAAACGGGCATGGGGCAGTGAAATGTGCGTGTCATAGACAAGCGCCTGCGACCCATCGATGATCGCATAGGTGCATATGCCCAGCGCATAGGCGCCGTCGTCGAGCCAGTTTGGTGCGTCCGACCAGGCACGAGCGCCGTCAATGCGGCCATCGTAGAAGCCAAGGACGTTTGGTGCTGGACGGACCAGCCGCATTGTCGAGCCAAGAGGCGGCTTGGTCATTTGCTTGCTCGCGATCTCGGAACTCAAGCAATCAGCTGGCCAAAGCGGTCGACGTCCTCTGACGTCGTGGCAAAGCTGGTGACGAAGCGGTAGAGCAGTTCGTCCTCGCCGATATGGCCGTCGAAGCCATGCGGTTTGTGCCAGTCGTAAAAGGCAGCGCCCGCCGCCTGCAGCCTCTCGGCCTCGGTCTTCTTGATCACCGCGAACACCTCGTTGGCTTGCGGCAGCCATGCCAGTTTGGCGTGGGCCGAATCCTCGATTGCCGCGGCGAGGCGTGCGGCCATGGCGTTGGCTTGGCGCGCGGTGTCGAGCCATTGGCCGTCCCTGAAATAGGCTTCGAACTGCGCCGCGACGAAGCGCGACTTCGAGAACAGCTGCGCGGAACGCTTGCGCAGGAAGGCCAATTCCTTGGCGCGGTCGAGGTCGAACAGCACGATCGCCTCGGCGCACCAGCAACCATTCTTGGTGCCGCCGAAAGACAGGATGTCGACACCGCGTTTCCAGGTCATTTCGGCCGGCGTCGTGTCGAGCGCGACCAGCGCATTGGCAAAGCGGGCGCCATCCATGTGCAGCGGCACGGAATGCTGCTTGGCAATGGCCGAAATCGCCTCGATCTCATTCAGACCGTAAATGGTGCCGACCTCGGTCGACTGGGTGATCGAAACCGCCATCGGCCGACCCCAGTGGACGATTTCGGGCGCGAAGCGGCCAATGGTCCGCTCCAGATTGTGCGGGTCGATCTTGCCCAGGGCGCCATCGATGGCATGTAGCCGCGAGCCGCCGGAAAAATACTCCGGCGCGCCGCACTCGTCCTCAATGACATGAGATTCGCGGTGGGCGAACGAGATGCCGCCGGGCTTGTTGAAGGTGGTCAGCGACAGCGAGTTGGCGGCGGTGCCGGTCGCCACGAAGAACACCGCGACCTCGCGTTCGAAAATCTCGCTGAACCTGGTGTAGACCGCCTGGTCGAGTGCGCTGTCGCCATAGGCGGTGGCAAAGCCGCCGGCCGCGGCCGACAGGCCGGCAACGATATTGGGATGGGCGCCTGCCCAATTGTCGGAAGCGAAGAACATGCATCTGCCTGTGTTTGGGAAATCGGTGCGGAGTTGACTGGTTTCAGAGGTCAACCGCAAGGGCCAGACGCCGGAAAACCGTTAAAGCCAGTCAAGCCGACAGGGTCGGGATCGGCGACTGAAGCTTACGTTTTCCCTCAACTTCACGACATTTTATGTCGCGGGAAGCTCAAGTTTTTTGTGAATCGGTCTTGTGTGCGTCCGGGAATTCTGCCATAAAAATTTAGGACAGTAGTGCTGTCTTATTTTGTCACACAAAACAGGCTGGATTGGCGTAACATATTGGCCTCTCCGGCTGTTGCTGCGAGCGACAGGTGGACGGCCAGACGCTGGCCTGTACGATACCAGATGCGAACCATGCGGAAAGCCGCCTGGTTCGGCAAGGATTTCGCAAGACGTGCCGCAAGGATCAGGGTGAGCCAAGCGCTTGCCGAGGCAAATTAGCGACCTAAGAATGGCCAGCGCCCGAAGGGCTGGGATGGAGGATGTGACAATGACGGACATGACGCTCTCTGCGACGAACGGCCAGGCCGCTCAGACGAAAGCGGCTGCCGTCAAAAATACGTCGCGAACCGATGCTGGCCGAACCGGCATCGGCCAAACCGGTTTTGCCCAACGAGGCCTCTACGATCCGCGCAACGAGCATGACGCCTGCGGCGTCGGCTTCATCGTCAACATGAAGGGCGTGAAGTCGCATCAGATCGTCAAGGACGGTCTTGCCGTGCTTGAAAACCTGACGCATCGCGGCGCCGTCGGCGCCGACCCGCTGGTCGGCGATGGCGCCGGCGTGCTGGTGCAGCTTCCCGACCAGTTCTTTCGCGAGGAGATGGCAGCCCAAAGCATCGAACTGCCAGCGGCGGGCCAGTACGGCGTCGGACACTGGTTCATGCCGCAGGACGCCGCGCTGCGTGCCCATATCGAGGACATCATCGCCGAATCGGCGCAGTCGGAAGGACTGCCGCTGCTCGGATTCCGCGATGTGCCCGTCGACAATTCATCGCTGTCGAAGGCGCCCGACATCGTCGCCTCCGAGCCGTTCCATCGCCAGGTGTTCATCGGCCGCACGGCGGACATTCCCGATGACGAGGAATATGAGGCCCGGCTCTATCTGCTGCGCAAGGTCATCTCGGGCCGCATCTACGCCGAGAACGACAACAAGGACATCGGCGCCTATTGCGTGTCGCTGTCGGCGCGCACCATCGTCTACAAGGGCATGTTCCTGGCCTATCAGGTTGGCGCCTATTACAAGGACCTCAAGGACCCGCGCTTCGACACCGCGCTGATCCTCGTCCACCAGCGTTTCTCGACCAACACCTTCCCGTCGTGGAAGCTGGCGCATCCCTACCGCATGGTCGCCCACAATGGCGAGATCAACACGGTGCGCGGCAACAACAACTGGATGGCGGCGCGCCAAGCGTCGGTCGATTCCGAACTGTTCGGCAACAACATCTCGAAGCTCTGGCCGATCTCTTATGACGGCCAATCCGACACCGCCTGTTTCGACAATGCGCTCGAGTTCCTGTTCCAGGGCGGCTACAGCCTCAGCCACGCCATGATGATGCTGATCCCGGAAGCCTGGGCCGGCAACAAGCTCATGGGTGCCGATCGCAAGGCTTTCTACGAATACCATGCAGCCCTGATGGAGCCGTGGGACGGGCCGGCGGCGGTCGCCTTCACCGATGGCCGCCAGATCGGCGCCACGCTCGACCGCAACGGCCTGCGCCCGGCACGCTACATCGTCACCGATGACGACCGCGTGATCATGGCCTCGGAGGCCGGCGTGCTGCCGGTGCCGGAGGAGAGGATCGTCAAGAAGTGGCGGCTGCAGCCCGGCCGCATGCTGTTGATCGACCTTGCCAAGGGCCGTATCGTTCCCGACGAGGAGATCAAGTCGGAGATCGCCACCAAGCATCCCTACAAGACCTGGCTCGCCAACACGCAGCTTATCCTGGAAGACCTGAAGCCGGTCGAACCACGCGAATTGCGCAGGGACGTGAGCCTTCTCGATCGCCAGCAGGCGTTCGGCTACACCCAGGAAGACACCAAGCTGTTGATGTCGCCAATGGCGACCACCGGCCAGGAAGCTGTGGGCTCGATGGGCACCGACACGCCGATCTCGGCGATGTCGGACAAGTCGAAGCTGCTCTACACCTATTTCAAGCAGAACTTCGCCCAGGTCACCAATCCGCCGATCGATCCGATACGCGAGGAACTGGTGATGAGCCTGGTGTCCTTCATCGGGCCGCGGCCCAACATCTTCGACCTGGTCGGCAATTCGCGCCGCAAGCGGCTCGAAGTGCGCCAGCCGATCCTGACCAATGGCGACCTGGAGAAGATCCGTTCCATCGGCCACACCGAGGACCGTTTCGACACCAAGACGATCGACATCACCTACGGGTCGAGCGAGGGCGCTGCCGGCATGCAAGGCGCCATCGACAGGCTCTGTGAACGCGCCGAGGCGGCGGTCGCCGGCGGCTACAACATCATCATCCTGTCCGATCGTCAGCTCGGCCCGGACCGCATCGCCATTCCAGCACTGCTGGCGACCGCCGCGGTGCATCATCATTTGATCCGCAAGGGGCTGCGCACCTCGGTCGGCCTGGTCGTCGAATCCGGCGAGCCGCGCGAAGTGCACCACTTCTGCTGCCTTGCCGGCTATGGCGCCGAAGCGATCAATCCGTATCTCGCCTTCGACACGCTCACCGACATGCACAAGCGCGGCGAGCTGCCGGAAGAGGTCGACGCCTACGAGGTCGTGTCGCGCTACATCAAGTCGATAGGCAAGGGCATCCTCAAGGTGATGTCCAAGATGGGCATCTCGACCTACCAGTCCTATTGCGGCGCGCAGATCTTCGACGCCATCGGGCTGAAGACCGATTTCGTGCAGCAATATTTCACCGGCACCGCGACGCTGATCGAAGGCGTCGGGCTGGAAGAGGTCGCCGGCGAGACTGTCAGCCGCCATACGGATGGTTTCGGCAGCGATCCTGTGCTGCGCAACAGCCTGGATGTCGGTGGCGAATATCTGTTCCGCATGCGCGGCGAGGCGCATATGTGGTCGCCCGACGCGGTCGCCACCTTGCAGCACGCCGTGCGCCAGGGTTCGTGGGAAACGTTCAAGGAGTATTCCGCGCAGATCGACAGCGAGACGGCCCGCGCGCAGACCATCCGCGGCCTGTTCAAGATCAAGCTGGCAGAGGAGAGCGGGCGCAAGAAAGTCGCGCTCGACGACGTCATGTCGGCAGCCGACATCGTCAAGCGCTTCTCGACCGGGGCGATGTCGTTCGGTTCCATCTCCAGGGAAGCGCACACGACACTGGCACGCGCCATGAACGCCATCGGCGGCAAGTCGAACACCGGCGAGGGCGGTGAAGAGGCCGACCGTTACCTGCCGCTGCCCGGCGGCGGCAAGAACCCGGAACGCTCGGCGATCAAGCAGGTCGCATCGGGTCGTTTCGGCGTGACGGCCGAATACCTCGTCAATTCCGATGTCATGCAGATCAAGGTCGCGCAGGGCGCCAAGCCCGGCGAAGGCGGCCAGTTGCCTGGCCACAAGGTCGACGCCACCATCGCCAAGGTCCGGCACTCGACGCCGGGCGTCGGCCTGATCTCGCCGCCGCCGCATCACGACATCTATTCGATCGAGGATCTGGCGCAGCTGATCTACGATCTGAAGAACGTCAATCCGGCGGCCGACGTGTCGGTCAAGCTGGTGTCGGAAGTCGGTGTCGGCACGGTCGCGGCCGGTGTCGCCAAGGCGCGCGCCGACCACATCACAATTTCGGGCTATGATGGCGGTACCGGTGCCTCGCCGCTGACCTCGCTCAAGCATGCCGGCAGCCCGTGGGAAATGGGCCTTGCCGAGACGCACCAGACGTTAGTGCTGAACGGCTTGCGTTCGCGCGTCGCGCTGCAGGTCGATGGCGGCTTGCGCACCGGCCGCGACGTCGTCATCGGTGCGCTGCTCGGCGCCGACGAGTTCGGCTTCTCGACCGCGCCTTTGATCGCGGCCGGCTGCATCATGATGCGCAAGTGCCATTTGAACACCTGTCCGGTTGGCGTCGCCACGCAGGACCCGGTTCTGCGCAAGCGCTTCAAGGGTACGCCCGAGCATGTCATCAACTTCTTCTTCTACGTCGCGGAAGAGGTGAGGGCGCTGCTCGCCGAGATGGGCTACACCCATATCGACCAGATCATCGGCGATACCGACCTTCTGGAAAAGCGCGACCTGATCATGCACTGGAAGGCGCGCGGGCTCGATTTCTCGAAGATGTTCTACAAGCCCGATGCGCCGCATGAAGCAGTGCACTGGACCGAGCGGCAGAAGCATCCCATCGACGACGTGCTCGACCGCAAGCTGATCGAGCTGGCGAAGCCCGCTCTGGAGGCCAAGCAACCGGTCAAGATCGAGGTGGACATCCGCAATGTCGACCGTTCGACCGGCGCCATGCTGTCGGGTGAAGTCGCCAAGCGCTTCAAGCATAAGGGCCTGCGCGAGGACACGATCCAGGTGAAACTCACCGGCACCGCCGGCCAGTCCTTCGGCGCCTTCCTGGCACGCGGCATCTCGTTCGAACTCGTCGGCGCCGGCAACGACTATGTCGGCAAGGGCCTGTCGGGCGGGCGCATCATCATCCGGCCGCCGGAGAACTCCAAGATCGTTGCGGCGGAATCGATCATCGTCGGCAACACGGTGCTCTATGGCGCGACCGAGGGCGAAGCCTATTTCGCCGGCGTTGCCGGCGAGCGTTTCGCGGTGCGCAATTCGGGTGTGGCGGCCGTTGTCGAAGGCGTCGGTGACCATGGCTGCGAATACATGACCGGCGGCATCGTCGTGGTCATCGGCAAGACCGGCCGCAACTTCGCCGCAGGCATGTCGGGCGGTGTCGCCTATGTGCTCGACGAGGCCGGCGATTTCGCTGAGCGCTGCAACATGGCGATGGTCGAGCTGGAGCCGGTTCCGGAAGAAGACGATCTGATGGAGAGGCTGCTGCACCATGGCGGCGATCTCGATCACAAGGGCCGCGTTGATGTCTCGGGCGACATGACCAGCCATGACGAGGAAAGGCTCTATCAGCTGATCTCGAACCATGTGCACTATACGGGTTCGGTGCGCGGCCGCGAGATCCTCGATGACTGGACGATTTTTCGGCCAAAATTCCGCAAGATCATGCCGGTCGAATACCGCCGCGCGCTGATCGAGATGGAACGCATGCGCATGGGCGTCGCTGCCGAATAGATTTTCGCAATTGCCGGGGAGCCCAGGTTTCCCGGCTCACCTTCATCGACAGTTTGACCTCGGGTGCAAGCTTGCCATGGCTGCCTCTAGAGGTTAACGGGTGCGGCGAAAACCGCACCATCTGGACAGCAGGAACTGGACCATGGGCAAGGTAACAGGCTTTCTCGAAATCGACCGGCAGGTGCACAAGTACCAGCCGGCCTCCGACCGCATCCGGCACTTCCGTGAGTTCACGCTGCCGATGTCGGACAAGGAGGTCGAGAAACAGGCCGCGCGCTGCATGGATTGCGGCATTCCGTTCTGTCACGGGCCGACCGGCTGCCCGATCCACAACCAGATCCCCGACTGGAACGACCTCGTCTATAACGGGGACTGGGACAACGCGATCCGCAACCTGCATTCGACCAACAATTTCCCGGAATTTACCGGCCGCATCTGCCCCGCGCCTTGCGAGGAAGCCTGCACGCTGAATCTCGAGGACATTCCGGTCGCCATCAAGACGGTCGAGCAGGCGATCGCCGACAAGGCCTATGAGACGGGCCATATCAGGCCCTATCCGCCGGAGAAGAAGACCGGCAAGCGGGTCGCCATCATCGGCTCCGGCCCGGCCGGCATGGCGGCCGCGCAGCAGCTCGGCCGCGCCGGCCATGACGTCCATGTCTATGAGCGCGAGAGCCGCCCGGGCGGGCTGATGCGTTACGGCATTCCCGACTTCAAGATCGAGAAGCACTATATCGACCGCCGCATCGAACAGATGCAGGGCGAGGGCGTGACCTTCCATTGCGGCGTCAATGTCGGTGTCGACAAGCCGGTGACCGAGCTGCTCGCCGAGCATGATGCCGTGCTCTATTGTGGCGGCTCGGAAACGCCGCGTGCCGCCGGCATTCCCGGCGACGATCTCGGCGGCGTGCATGATGCGATGCCCTATCTGGTGCAGCAGAACCGCCGTGTCGGCGGCGAGCCGATCCAGTCGGTGGCTTGGCCGTCGCATCCGATCATCGCCGGCGGACAGCATGTCGTCGTCGTCGGCGGCGGCGATACCGCGTCCGACTGCGTCGGCACCGCCTTCCGTCAGGGTGCGGTGCGCGTCACCCAGCTCGACATCCGCCCGCAGCCGCCCGAAAAGGAAGACAAGCTCGCCGTCTGGCCCTACTGGGCGACCAAGATGCGCACCTCGTCC from Mesorhizobium sp. NZP2077 encodes the following:
- a CDS encoding Hsp20 family protein, coding for MRHVDFSPLYRSTVGFDRLFTMLDSLAQPDGAQTYPPYNIERTGEDSYRISMAVAGFSDEEISIEAHRNVLTVKGERKDEGTGEGSELLYRGIASRAFERRFQLADHVEVVGAALKNGLLFVDLKRNIPEELKPRKIAITSAPAKAKQIEAKTAA
- a CDS encoding MBL fold metallo-hydrolase yields the protein MTKPPLGSTMRLVRPAPNVLGFYDGRIDGARAWSDAPNWLDDGAYALGICTYAIIDGSQALVYDTHISLPHARFIRQTLEAMGVTSIRVVLSHWHDDHIAGNEVFQDCEIIANHLTAAALASNRAEIEGGSPPIMPLVLPNRTYAGSLSLMVGSIAVELHQVEIHSHDGSVLLMPGTGLLLAGDTLENPITYVAEPERLAEHLIDLERMAGWKINRILPNHGSLEAIEAGGYDASFIAATQAYVGKLLACRHEPDLARQDLRTFGADMFATGAVKYFAPYEAVHRQNVEAVITTGQ
- a CDS encoding low specificity L-threonine aldolase, with amino-acid sequence MFFASDNWAGAHPNIVAGLSAAAGGFATAYGDSALDQAVYTRFSEIFEREVAVFFVATGTAANSLSLTTFNKPGGISFAHRESHVIEDECGAPEYFSGGSRLHAIDGALGKIDPHNLERTIGRFAPEIVHWGRPMAVSITQSTEVGTIYGLNEIEAISAIAKQHSVPLHMDGARFANALVALDTTPAEMTWKRGVDILSFGGTKNGCWCAEAIVLFDLDRAKELAFLRKRSAQLFSKSRFVAAQFEAYFRDGQWLDTARQANAMAARLAAAIEDSAHAKLAWLPQANEVFAVIKKTEAERLQAAGAAFYDWHKPHGFDGHIGEDELLYRFVTSFATTSEDVDRFGQLIA
- the gltB gene encoding glutamate synthase large subunit, whose amino-acid sequence is MTDMTLSATNGQAAQTKAAAVKNTSRTDAGRTGIGQTGFAQRGLYDPRNEHDACGVGFIVNMKGVKSHQIVKDGLAVLENLTHRGAVGADPLVGDGAGVLVQLPDQFFREEMAAQSIELPAAGQYGVGHWFMPQDAALRAHIEDIIAESAQSEGLPLLGFRDVPVDNSSLSKAPDIVASEPFHRQVFIGRTADIPDDEEYEARLYLLRKVISGRIYAENDNKDIGAYCVSLSARTIVYKGMFLAYQVGAYYKDLKDPRFDTALILVHQRFSTNTFPSWKLAHPYRMVAHNGEINTVRGNNNWMAARQASVDSELFGNNISKLWPISYDGQSDTACFDNALEFLFQGGYSLSHAMMMLIPEAWAGNKLMGADRKAFYEYHAALMEPWDGPAAVAFTDGRQIGATLDRNGLRPARYIVTDDDRVIMASEAGVLPVPEERIVKKWRLQPGRMLLIDLAKGRIVPDEEIKSEIATKHPYKTWLANTQLILEDLKPVEPRELRRDVSLLDRQQAFGYTQEDTKLLMSPMATTGQEAVGSMGTDTPISAMSDKSKLLYTYFKQNFAQVTNPPIDPIREELVMSLVSFIGPRPNIFDLVGNSRRKRLEVRQPILTNGDLEKIRSIGHTEDRFDTKTIDITYGSSEGAAGMQGAIDRLCERAEAAVAGGYNIIILSDRQLGPDRIAIPALLATAAVHHHLIRKGLRTSVGLVVESGEPREVHHFCCLAGYGAEAINPYLAFDTLTDMHKRGELPEEVDAYEVVSRYIKSIGKGILKVMSKMGISTYQSYCGAQIFDAIGLKTDFVQQYFTGTATLIEGVGLEEVAGETVSRHTDGFGSDPVLRNSLDVGGEYLFRMRGEAHMWSPDAVATLQHAVRQGSWETFKEYSAQIDSETARAQTIRGLFKIKLAEESGRKKVALDDVMSAADIVKRFSTGAMSFGSISREAHTTLARAMNAIGGKSNTGEGGEEADRYLPLPGGGKNPERSAIKQVASGRFGVTAEYLVNSDVMQIKVAQGAKPGEGGQLPGHKVDATIAKVRHSTPGVGLISPPPHHDIYSIEDLAQLIYDLKNVNPAADVSVKLVSEVGVGTVAAGVAKARADHITISGYDGGTGASPLTSLKHAGSPWEMGLAETHQTLVLNGLRSRVALQVDGGLRTGRDVVIGALLGADEFGFSTAPLIAAGCIMMRKCHLNTCPVGVATQDPVLRKRFKGTPEHVINFFFYVAEEVRALLAEMGYTHIDQIIGDTDLLEKRDLIMHWKARGLDFSKMFYKPDAPHEAVHWTERQKHPIDDVLDRKLIELAKPALEAKQPVKIEVDIRNVDRSTGAMLSGEVAKRFKHKGLREDTIQVKLTGTAGQSFGAFLARGISFELVGAGNDYVGKGLSGGRIIIRPPENSKIVAAESIIVGNTVLYGATEGEAYFAGVAGERFAVRNSGVAAVVEGVGDHGCEYMTGGIVVVIGKTGRNFAAGMSGGVAYVLDEAGDFAERCNMAMVELEPVPEEDDLMERLLHHGGDLDHKGRVDVSGDMTSHDEERLYQLISNHVHYTGSVRGREILDDWTIFRPKFRKIMPVEYRRALIEMERMRMGVAAE
- a CDS encoding glutamate synthase subunit beta; this encodes MGKVTGFLEIDRQVHKYQPASDRIRHFREFTLPMSDKEVEKQAARCMDCGIPFCHGPTGCPIHNQIPDWNDLVYNGDWDNAIRNLHSTNNFPEFTGRICPAPCEEACTLNLEDIPVAIKTVEQAIADKAYETGHIRPYPPEKKTGKRVAIIGSGPAGMAAAQQLGRAGHDVHVYERESRPGGLMRYGIPDFKIEKHYIDRRIEQMQGEGVTFHCGVNVGVDKPVTELLAEHDAVLYCGGSETPRAAGIPGDDLGGVHDAMPYLVQQNRRVGGEPIQSVAWPSHPIIAGGQHVVVVGGGDTASDCVGTAFRQGAVRVTQLDIRPQPPEKEDKLAVWPYWATKMRTSSSQAEGAEREFQVATLEFIGEEGQLTGVKCCEVDDKRKPIPGTEFVIRADLAFIAIGFAGPAVVGVAKELEGEMKITTDSRRSRNVEANDRDYRTSVDRLYAAGDVRRGQSLVVWAIREGRQAARSIDEALMGTSVLPR